In Fragaria vesca subsp. vesca unplaced genomic scaffold, FraVesHawaii_1.0 scf0513160_u, whole genome shotgun sequence, a single window of DNA contains:
- the LOC101293748 gene encoding 5-methylthioadenosine/S-adenosylhomocysteine deaminase-like — MQTAMTNSQTNNSTVTVLHNAVIVTVDPDARVFRNGAVVIEHDSITAVGQSSDILHRFSTQAHHVVDLNGQIVLPGFINTHVHTSQQLARGIADDVDLMTWLHDRIWPYESNMTEEDSYISTLLCGIELIHSGVTCFAEAGGQHVSGMARAVELLGMRACLAESIMDSGDGLPTTWAARSTDDCIKSQKELYNMHHNSADGRIRVWLGIRQIMNATDGLLLATRDIAKELKTGIHMHVAEIAYENKFVTDTRKVDHGTVTHLEQIKLLQNNLLAAHTVWVNDSEIDCLSKAEVKVSHCPAAAMRMLGFAPIREMISAGICVSLGTDGAPSNNRMSLVDEMYLASLINKGREVYMNGTTDPTALPSETVIKMATINGAKSVLWDNEIGSLEVGKKADLVVINPSTWTMIPLHDCISSLVYSMRTENIVSVMCNGKWIMQDKKILNVDEGHVLSMAKQASAEIVRRAGIKIPNRMNFL, encoded by the exons ATGCAGACAGCGATGACAAATTCTCAGACCAACAACTCAACTGTAACTGTACTTCACAACGCCGTCATCGTCACCGTGGACCCCGACGCCCGGGTCTTCCGCAACGGCGCCGTCGTCATCGAGCATGACTCGATCACAGCCGTTGGTCAGTCTTCCGATATTCTTCACCGCTTCTCTACTCAAGCTCATCACGTTGTCGATCTCAATGGCCAAATCGTTCTCCCTG GATTCATCAACACGCACGTACACACCTCTCAGCAACTAGCAAGAGGGATAGCTGATGACGTCGATTTGATGACGTGGCTGCACGACCGGATTTGGCCTTACGAATCCAACATGACTGAGGAAGATTCATACATTTCTACTCTGCTTTGTGGAATCGAGCTCATTCACTCTGGT GTAACTTGCTTTGCTGAAGCAGGAGGGCAACATGTGTCAGGAATGGCGAGGGCGGTTGAATTACTGGGGATGCGCGCTTGTTTAGCCGAGTCCATCATGGACTCTGGTGACGGCCTGCCCACAACTTGGGCTGCTCGGAGTACTGATGATTGTATAAAG TCTCAGAAAGAGCTTTACAATATGCACCATAATTCAGCTGATGGGCGCATTAGAGTGTGGTTAGGAATTAGGCAGATCATGAATGCAACTGATGGTTTGCTACTTGCAACAAGGGATATAGCCAAAGAACTGAAAACTGGAATCCACATG CATGTTGCAGAGATAGCATATGAGAACAAATTTGTGACTGATACTCGAAAAGTTGACCATGGAACGGTCACACACTTGGAGCAGATAAAGCTTCTCCAAAACAATTTGCTAGCGGCTCATACAGTTTGGGTCAACGATTCTGAG ATCGATTGTCTTTCAAAGGCGGAGGTGAAAGTATCTCACTGTCCTGCTGCTGCAATGCGAATGCTTGGATTTGCGCCTATTAGAGAGATGATTTCTGCTGGCATCTGTGTCTCCTTGGGAACAGACGGGGCCCCATCAAATAATAGAATGAGCTTAG TTGATGAGATGTACTTGGCCTCTCTGATTAACAAAGGACGTGAAGTTTACATGAATGGAACCACTGATCCTACTGCTCTTCCTTCTGAAACAGTTATCAAGATGGCAACTATAAATGGTGCAAAATCTGTACTCTGGGATAATGAAATAGGGTCCCTTGAAGTTGGGAAAAAG GCTGACCTGGTTGTTATCAATCCTTCCACTTGGACCATGATTCCTCTCCATGACTG CATTTCCAGCCTTGTGTATTCTATGCGAACTGAAAATATCGTCTCGGTCATGTGCAATGGCAAGTGGATTATGCAGGATAAGAAGATTCTGAATGTGGATGAG GGACACGTTCTTTCAATGGCCAAGCAAGCTTCTGCAGAAATTGTAAGGAGGGCAGGCATCAAAATACCAAACAGGATGAACTTTCTTTGA